From one Leifsonia soli genomic stretch:
- a CDS encoding SCO4848 family membrane protein, with protein MTVFAAIVLFLNTLFNVFAWPRFFSRVRTDARARDAAGRATPFLIVHGVLLGAALLLAALSAVAGVLLLVAG; from the coding sequence ATGACCGTCTTCGCCGCCATCGTGCTCTTCCTCAACACCCTCTTCAACGTCTTCGCCTGGCCTCGGTTCTTCAGCAGGGTCCGCACGGACGCGCGAGCCCGAGATGCGGCTGGGCGCGCGACGCCGTTCCTGATCGTGCACGGCGTGCTGCTCGGGGCGGCGCTGCTGCTGGCCGCGCTCTCCGCTGTGGCGGGTGTGCTGCTGCTGGTGGCAGGCTGA
- a CDS encoding HhH-GPD-type base excision DNA repair protein, which produces MPLTITGDAEADALLDQSPFALLTGMLLDQQIPMETAFAGPAKLRDRLGSLEPATIAALDPEKLAEVMKQTPAVHRFPGSMAARVQALAAAIVGDWGGDTAAIWTRGDPDGAEVLRRLKALPGFGEQKAKIFLALLGKQKGLTAPGWQQAAGDYGSEGYRSVADIVDADSLARVREHKRAMKAAAKGK; this is translated from the coding sequence ATGCCTCTCACCATCACCGGCGACGCCGAAGCCGACGCCCTCCTCGACCAGTCGCCGTTCGCCCTGCTGACCGGGATGCTGCTCGACCAGCAGATCCCGATGGAGACCGCGTTCGCCGGTCCGGCGAAGCTGCGCGACCGGCTCGGCTCGCTCGAGCCGGCCACGATCGCCGCGCTCGACCCGGAGAAGCTGGCGGAGGTCATGAAGCAGACGCCGGCCGTCCACCGCTTCCCCGGGTCCATGGCCGCGCGCGTGCAGGCGCTCGCCGCGGCGATCGTCGGCGACTGGGGCGGAGACACCGCGGCGATCTGGACCCGGGGCGACCCGGACGGCGCCGAGGTGCTGCGACGGCTCAAGGCGCTGCCGGGATTCGGCGAGCAGAAGGCGAAGATCTTCCTCGCGCTCCTCGGCAAGCAGAAGGGGCTGACGGCCCCTGGCTGGCAGCAGGCTGCTGGGGACTACGGCAGCGAGGGCTACCGCTCGGTCGCCGACATCGTCGACGCCGACTCGCTCGCCCGCGTTCGCGAGCACAAGCGTGCGATGAAGGCAG